In the genome of Meles meles chromosome 2, mMelMel3.1 paternal haplotype, whole genome shotgun sequence, one region contains:
- the LOC123932530 gene encoding 60S ribosomal protein L39-like — MSSHKTFRIKRFPAKRQKQNRPIPQWIQTKTGNKIRYNSMRRCWRRTRLGLEGVTHHEMTHLTGTHIYLSCVKIMCSILSLCKHPSYLLALRKKKAVVST, encoded by the coding sequence ATGTCTTCTCACAAGACTTTCAGAATAAAGCGCTTCCCAGCCAAGAGACAAAAGCAGAATCGTCCCATTCCCCAGTGGATTCAGACAAAAACTGGTAATAAAATCAGGTACAACTCCATGAGGAGGTGCTGGAGAAGAACAAGGCTGGGTCTAGAAGGCGTCACACATCATGAGATGACACACCTGACTGGCACACATATTTACTTAAGTTGCGTGAAGATCATGTGTTCTATCCTGTCACTCTGTAAACATCCTTCCTACCTTTTggctctaagaaaaaaaaaagccgtaGTCAGTACTTGA
- the LOC123936732 gene encoding 60S ribosomal protein L37a-like yields MAKRTKKVGIVGKYGTRYGASFRKMVKKIEISQHAKYTCSFCGKTKMKRRAVGIWHCGSCMKTVAGGAWTYNTTFAVTVKSAIRRLKELKDQ; encoded by the coding sequence ATGGCTAAACGCACCAAGAAGGTCGGAATCGTGGGCAAATACGGGACCCGTTATGGTGCCTCCTTCAGGAAGATGGTGAAGAAGATTGAGATAAGCCAGCACGCCAAGTACACTTGTTCCTTCTGTGGCAAAACCAAGATGAAAAGACGAGCTGTGGGGATCTGGCATTGTGGCTCCTGCATGAAAACCGTCGCTGGTGGCGCCTGGACCTACAACACCACTTTTGCCGTCACAGTAAAGTCTGCCATCAGAAGACTGAAGGAGTTGAAAGACCAGTAG